The Candidatus Arthromitus sp. SFB-mouse-Japan genome includes a region encoding these proteins:
- a CDS encoding MurR/RpiR family transcriptional regulator, producing the protein MNLFKEMFGDFFNSLSEKEKFIFNFISCNISHVSQMNIKELSLSLNLSEYSINKFCSKLNLDSYENLISILNECSKAELSNKNNMYNISKDLLNNFIQNLNETHINLISDFLFKYKEVSLLFSESYKIIAQYFEDKLKCLNIKTSITSSLKINSKNKDAPLIIYIVDSIRDIALRNSLERLSNKTIIVLSNTMIKNINNSASLFVFLPENKLMKTYNLNCSGNFFIFIDLIISKLIELVNIKN; encoded by the coding sequence ATGAATTTATTTAAGGAAATGTTTGGAGACTTTTTTAATTCTCTGTCTGAAAAGGAAAAATTTATATTCAATTTTATTTCATGCAACATATCACACGTCTCACAAATGAATATAAAAGAACTCAGTTTATCTTTAAACTTAAGCGAATATTCAATAAATAAATTTTGCAGTAAATTAAACTTGGATAGCTACGAAAATTTAATTTCTATACTAAATGAATGTTCTAAAGCAGAACTATCAAATAAAAATAATATGTACAACATATCAAAAGATTTGTTAAACAATTTCATTCAAAATCTCAACGAAACCCATATAAATCTAATATCCGATTTCCTCTTCAAATACAAAGAAGTGTCACTCCTATTTTCAGAATCATATAAAATAATAGCACAGTATTTTGAGGATAAACTAAAATGCCTAAATATTAAAACAAGCATAACATCATCCTTAAAAATAAACTCAAAAAATAAAGATGCACCATTAATCATTTACATAGTTGATTCTATTAGAGATATTGCTCTAAGAAATTCATTAGAGAGATTATCAAACAAAACAATTATCGTTTTATCAAATACAATGATAAAAAATATAAATAACTCAGCTTCGTTATTTGTATTTTTACCAGAAAACAAACTAATGAAAACATACAATTTAAATTGCAGTGGTAATTTTTTCATCTTCATTGATCTTATAATTTCAAAACTAATCGAACTAGTCAATATTAAAAATTAA
- a CDS encoding U32 family peptidase — protein sequence MSVELLAPVGSYESFIGAINEGADAIYLGGEKFSARANCEKFSDEEFQYMIDYAHEYEVKVYVAFNTLIKQEELKEAFEYGLKLYNMGVDALIVQDPGLIYMFTKFKELEVHASTQLSIHNLFGAKYFKDNGITRIVVARELSIEDIRTISEEVETEGFIHGAICVSYSGQCTMSGLISDRSGNRGRCAQPCRMEYSLIDDNSKFHKTGFLMSTKDLMTINILPKLLKETKIKSLKIEGRMKRGEYVVNTVRSYKEVIREIEKNKEVTDLYIKKKEDDLLKVFNREGFTNGYMLGYEGEKFLSVNNPKNQGTYLGEMLNDGYIILKNDVSLGDGISSLYDGCILTKILYNNEKVSVGKSGMKVKLFPTRFSKGDKIFKTNDQKFERELRESFKKEYVNKNYVNANFVFEVNKPMTLELKYKGYRVKVFGGVVDEAINTPLDRDRIITQLKKGSIGSFSIGEVSLNYQEGYINISKINELRRESLTKLRDKVVNSYHNNFEFSFDENFLADKKDIQNDDESYIIYVSTQEQFNVVYENGYRNIIISPFIYRRKLDFESILSKGDLNLYVKFPTIIKDSEMEKIFRVFEKFKDSIKGILTSNAGILRHFRGSDYEIIGDVKLNVFNEVSTRFYKEIDIFTISVELSRKEIFDLSTISDKKLCMFVYGKTDIMVSEYCPIGTFVGKRSLNNKCSRPCTRDNFYLKDRVNNKLLLTTEINCKIHTYKEKPIDLISQINEIKNKNINVFRLDFIDESCEDVQKILNNLFEKRSAKNAFSGNYYKPVE from the coding sequence ATGTCAGTTGAGCTATTAGCTCCAGTTGGAAGTTATGAGTCTTTTATCGGTGCAATTAATGAAGGTGCGGATGCTATATATTTGGGGGGTGAAAAATTTTCTGCAAGGGCGAATTGTGAGAAATTTTCAGATGAAGAATTTCAATATATGATTGATTATGCTCATGAATATGAGGTCAAAGTTTATGTTGCTTTCAATACTCTTATAAAGCAAGAGGAGCTTAAAGAAGCTTTTGAATATGGGTTGAAGTTGTATAACATGGGTGTGGATGCTTTAATAGTTCAAGATCCTGGGCTTATATATATGTTTACAAAATTTAAGGAACTTGAGGTTCATGCGTCAACTCAATTAAGTATACATAATTTATTTGGTGCAAAGTATTTTAAAGATAACGGAATAACTCGTATTGTGGTTGCGAGGGAATTATCTATTGAGGATATAAGAACTATTTCTGAGGAAGTTGAAACTGAGGGATTTATTCATGGAGCAATTTGTGTTAGTTATTCGGGTCAATGTACTATGAGTGGACTTATATCAGATAGAAGTGGGAATAGGGGAAGGTGTGCTCAGCCCTGTCGTATGGAATATTCTTTGATAGATGATAATAGTAAATTTCATAAAACAGGTTTTCTCATGAGTACAAAAGATTTGATGACTATAAATATTTTGCCAAAACTTTTAAAGGAAACGAAGATTAAATCATTAAAGATTGAGGGAAGAATGAAACGTGGAGAGTATGTTGTGAATACGGTTCGTTCTTATAAGGAAGTAATAAGGGAGATTGAAAAAAATAAGGAAGTTACAGATTTATATATAAAGAAAAAGGAAGATGATTTATTAAAAGTATTTAATAGAGAGGGATTTACAAATGGATATATGCTTGGTTATGAAGGTGAGAAGTTTTTATCTGTAAATAACCCTAAAAATCAAGGCACATATTTAGGAGAGATGTTAAATGATGGATATATTATTTTGAAGAATGATGTGTCACTTGGAGATGGAATTTCTTCGTTATATGATGGATGTATTTTAACAAAGATACTTTATAATAATGAAAAGGTATCTGTAGGAAAGTCTGGCATGAAGGTTAAATTATTTCCAACGAGATTTTCAAAAGGAGATAAAATTTTTAAGACTAATGATCAAAAATTTGAGAGAGAATTGAGGGAGAGTTTTAAAAAAGAATATGTAAATAAAAATTATGTTAATGCTAATTTTGTATTTGAAGTTAATAAACCTATGACTTTAGAACTTAAATATAAGGGTTATAGGGTGAAAGTATTTGGTGGGGTTGTTGATGAAGCCATAAATACTCCTTTAGACAGAGATAGGATTATAACTCAGTTAAAGAAAGGAAGTATTGGAAGCTTTTCTATAGGTGAGGTTAGTTTGAATTACCAGGAGGGATATATAAATATTTCAAAGATAAATGAATTAAGAAGAGAGTCTCTAACTAAGTTAAGAGATAAGGTGGTTAATAGTTATCACAATAATTTTGAATTTAGTTTTGATGAAAATTTTTTAGCTGATAAAAAAGATATTCAAAATGATGATGAAAGTTATATTATTTATGTTTCAACTCAAGAACAGTTTAATGTTGTTTATGAAAATGGATATAGAAATATTATAATATCTCCTTTTATATATAGAAGAAAATTAGACTTTGAAAGTATTTTATCGAAGGGTGATTTAAATTTATATGTGAAATTTCCAACAATAATAAAAGATAGTGAAATGGAAAAAATATTTAGAGTATTTGAAAAATTTAAAGATAGTATAAAAGGAATTTTAACAAGTAATGCAGGTATACTTAGACATTTTAGAGGTTCAGACTATGAAATAATAGGAGATGTTAAACTAAATGTATTCAATGAAGTTTCAACTAGATTTTATAAAGAAATAGATATTTTTACAATAAGTGTGGAACTGTCTAGGAAAGAAATATTTGATTTATCTACGATAAGCGATAAAAAACTTTGTATGTTTGTTTACGGGAAGACGGACATAATGGTTAGTGAATATTGTCCAATAGGAACATTTGTAGGGAAAAGGTCTTTAAATAATAAGTGTTCACGACCTTGTACTAGGGACAATTTTTATTTAAAAGACAGGGTTAATAATAAGCTACTTTTAACAACGGAAATTAATTGTAAAATTCATACATATAAAGAGAAACCTATTGATTTAATAAGTCAGATTAATGAGATTAAAAATAAAAATATAAATGTTTTTAGGTTAGATTTTATTGATGAAAGTTGTGAAGATGTTCAGAAAATATTAAATAATTTGTTTGAAAAACGTTCAGCTAAAAATGCATTTAGTGGGAACTATTATAAGCCTGTTGAGTAA
- a CDS encoding endonuclease MutS2 codes for MNSRVLKLLEFDKVKEKIFKYVRTQNAKKIINELQPFSTIDEVIQNLNETSEAIEFIKEFSSPDFVGLDDVYIYLEKIDKGGSVSIKEIYKIGTTLKCIREVKDYLSKRSLNYLNYYYDNISTFKYLEDDIFKAIKDGEEISDFASDNLFKIRKELKSKTASIKRKLSEILKTYSKYLQENVFTVRGDRYCIPVKSEYKSQIQGIIHNQSSSGSTYFIEPLVLVNLNNEVNELIENEKEEIQRILRLICMKIQDSIDNIYLSIKIIYSLEFIFGKGNYSIEIDGIKPDVNDGEDIYLISARHPLINREDVVPLNLDFTKDRKAIIITGPNTGGKTVTLKTLGLMHLMAHSGLFIPAYEGSRVMFLNEIFADIGDEQSLEQNLSTFSSHIKNIISMTDNIKDKTLVLLDEVGSGTDPEEGAALAISIMEHFINSGCKLMGTTHYSQLKTYAINSDNVENASVEFDVKTLRPTYRLNVGIPGKSNAFIIADSLGMNQSIIENAQKYLSEDIIKFESIIKTLEEKTTEAIKNNREIEILREENKILNDKLKKRLENIEKEKLRIIESAKDEGYQIISNAKGEIDKVLKIINALEMNGIDLSSVKDLESARREIKKKIDKQNKMNEEKSFKNSSKFNIEFKSGMTAFLKRIGQNVIILENPDSKGNVLVQAGVLKLTVNIAELESPIKDKFSKVIKSKRDLKLRTNTISTSLDLRGMDELNAISEVEKYLDDAFVSGLNEVCIIHGKGTGVLKNSINNLLRNHIHVKAHRLGEYGEGGNGVTIVYLK; via the coding sequence ATGAATTCTAGAGTTTTAAAATTGCTCGAGTTTGATAAAGTGAAAGAGAAAATTTTTAAATATGTTAGAACTCAGAATGCAAAAAAAATTATAAATGAGTTGCAACCATTTTCAACAATAGATGAAGTCATACAAAATTTAAATGAAACGAGTGAAGCAATTGAATTTATAAAAGAGTTTAGTTCTCCAGATTTTGTAGGATTAGATGATGTCTATATATATCTCGAAAAAATTGATAAGGGTGGGAGTGTATCGATTAAAGAAATATATAAGATTGGTACAACTTTAAAATGTATAAGAGAAGTTAAGGATTATTTGTCAAAAAGAAGTTTAAATTATCTGAATTATTATTATGATAATATTTCTACATTTAAATATTTAGAGGATGATATTTTTAAAGCCATAAAAGATGGAGAAGAGATAAGTGATTTTGCTAGTGACAATTTATTTAAAATTAGAAAAGAGTTAAAGAGTAAGACTGCCTCAATTAAGAGGAAATTATCTGAAATACTAAAGACATATTCAAAATATCTTCAAGAAAATGTATTTACAGTGCGTGGCGATAGATATTGCATTCCTGTCAAATCAGAGTACAAATCTCAAATTCAAGGCATTATACATAATCAAAGTTCTTCGGGATCTACATATTTTATTGAACCGCTTGTTCTAGTTAATTTAAATAATGAAGTTAATGAATTGATAGAAAATGAAAAAGAAGAGATACAGAGAATTTTAAGATTAATTTGTATGAAAATTCAAGATTCTATTGATAATATATATCTAAGTATAAAAATTATTTATTCTCTTGAATTTATATTTGGTAAGGGAAATTATTCTATTGAAATTGACGGAATAAAACCTGATGTTAATGATGGGGAAGATATATATTTAATTTCTGCAAGGCATCCACTTATCAACAGAGAAGATGTAGTGCCACTTAATCTTGATTTTACGAAAGATAGAAAAGCGATAATTATAACAGGTCCTAATACTGGAGGTAAGACTGTAACCTTAAAGACTTTAGGATTAATGCATTTGATGGCACATAGTGGATTGTTTATACCTGCATATGAAGGAAGCAGGGTAATGTTTTTGAATGAGATTTTTGCAGATATAGGGGATGAACAAAGCCTTGAGCAAAATTTATCAACTTTTTCTTCTCACATAAAAAATATAATTAGTATGACAGATAATATTAAAGATAAAACTTTAGTATTGCTGGACGAAGTTGGTTCTGGGACTGATCCTGAAGAAGGAGCAGCTTTAGCGATTTCTATAATGGAACATTTTATAAATTCTGGATGTAAACTTATGGGTACAACTCATTATAGTCAACTTAAGACTTATGCTATAAACTCAGATAATGTTGAAAATGCATCGGTTGAATTTGATGTTAAAACTCTTAGGCCAACGTATAGGTTAAATGTTGGTATACCTGGGAAATCTAATGCATTTATAATTGCAGATTCTTTAGGTATGAATCAATCAATAATAGAAAATGCACAAAAATATTTATCTGAAGATATAATAAAATTTGAATCTATAATAAAAACATTAGAGGAGAAGACAACAGAAGCTATTAAAAATAATAGAGAGATAGAGATTTTAAGAGAAGAAAATAAAATTTTAAATGATAAATTGAAAAAACGTCTTGAGAATATTGAGAAGGAAAAACTTAGAATTATTGAATCAGCAAAGGATGAGGGATATCAAATTATAAGTAATGCAAAAGGAGAAATAGATAAAGTACTTAAAATAATAAATGCTCTCGAAATGAATGGAATTGATTTAAGTAGTGTAAAAGATTTGGAATCAGCACGACGAGAAATTAAGAAGAAAATCGATAAACAAAATAAGATGAATGAAGAGAAGAGTTTTAAAAATAGTTCTAAATTTAACATAGAATTCAAGTCTGGAATGACAGCATTTTTAAAAAGAATAGGTCAAAATGTTATAATTCTTGAAAATCCTGATTCTAAAGGTAATGTATTGGTTCAAGCTGGGGTATTGAAATTAACAGTAAATATAGCAGAACTTGAAAGTCCTATAAAAGATAAATTTAGTAAAGTTATTAAGAGTAAGAGGGATTTGAAACTTAGAACAAATACTATATCTACATCTCTCGATTTAAGAGGAATGGATGAATTAAATGCAATAAGTGAGGTTGAGAAATATTTAGATGATGCTTTTGTTTCTGGACTTAATGAAGTGTGTATAATACATGGTAAGGGTACAGGAGTGCTTAAAAATTCTATAAATAATCTTTTAAGGAATCATATTCATGTTAAGGCACATAGACTTGGTGAATACGGTGAAGGTGGGAATGGAGTTACAATAGTTTATCTTAAATAA
- the yqfC gene encoding sporulation protein YqfC, translating to MGKFIGEIKDVMVNKLDIPREIVKNSYKVIIDGDEFITIENHKGILKFQSNEVVLRVEGGKFIINGSNFVIVYISGKTIKLMGSIKGVNYDQL from the coding sequence ATGGGAAAATTTATTGGTGAGATCAAAGATGTTATGGTTAATAAATTAGATATTCCTCGGGAAATCGTTAAAAATTCGTATAAAGTTATAATAGATGGTGATGAGTTTATAACGATTGAAAATCATAAAGGTATTTTAAAATTTCAAAGTAATGAAGTTGTATTGAGGGTTGAAGGTGGTAAATTTATTATTAATGGTAGTAATTTTGTGATAGTTTATATTTCTGGCAAGACAATAAAATTGATGGGGAGTATTAAGGGGGTAAATTATGATCAACTTTGA
- the yqfD gene encoding sporulation protein YqfD, translating to MINFDKFPFINGKIQLRIISKNSEQLLNTIWKREIKVTDVIRENLYSMCLMINSENFKEIKKICDETNSEVSVIKMGKLIKFIYNLKVYFTLSIGIGVSIGIIMFLSMFIWRIDIEGDKHVSPYEIRQAIKDLGVHKGMLKFKIDTDKLEEEIVANNKNLLWSKVRVQGSTLQIEVIESFKPPVIEVDSSLGDIVADKDGEIVRVYTQSGTSVVKAGDIVKKGDILIGGYQGKEGNVYEVAPIGDVIAKTFMEFEEIIELEGTKNVNTKNMIDEYYINIFGKKLYIKKYKDEFENYEKISYDGKFIKKNIYYEVDKVSYTLSPDNVKKSLVDHYTKYVKQNLKQSDSIAGVIVKDEIVDNKLKFKISFVIEEKIGVKVSKAQDDQELQKITNESQNVENIQ from the coding sequence ATGATCAACTTTGATAAATTCCCATTTATAAATGGAAAGATACAATTAAGAATAATTTCTAAGAATTCTGAGCAATTGCTCAATACAATTTGGAAAAGAGAGATAAAAGTCACAGATGTTATAAGAGAGAATCTTTATAGTATGTGTTTGATGATTAATTCTGAAAATTTTAAAGAGATTAAGAAAATTTGTGATGAAACAAATAGTGAAGTAAGTGTTATTAAGATGGGGAAACTTATTAAGTTTATATATAATCTAAAGGTTTATTTTACTTTATCTATTGGAATAGGTGTATCTATAGGTATAATAATGTTTTTATCTATGTTTATATGGAGAATTGATATAGAAGGTGATAAACATGTGTCACCTTATGAAATAAGACAAGCTATAAAAGATCTCGGTGTACATAAAGGAATGTTAAAATTTAAAATTGATACAGATAAATTAGAAGAGGAGATAGTGGCAAATAATAAAAATCTATTGTGGAGTAAAGTTAGAGTTCAAGGATCTACTCTTCAAATAGAAGTTATTGAGAGTTTTAAGCCTCCAGTGATAGAGGTTGACTCATCTCTTGGAGATATTGTTGCAGATAAAGATGGAGAAATTGTTCGTGTATATACTCAGTCTGGAACATCTGTAGTTAAAGCTGGAGATATTGTTAAGAAAGGAGATATTTTGATAGGAGGATATCAAGGTAAAGAGGGGAATGTTTATGAAGTAGCCCCTATTGGAGATGTAATTGCGAAGACTTTTATGGAGTTTGAAGAAATAATTGAATTAGAAGGAACAAAAAATGTAAATACTAAAAATATGATAGATGAGTATTATATCAATATTTTTGGAAAGAAACTTTATATTAAAAAATATAAAGATGAGTTTGAAAATTATGAGAAGATTAGTTATGATGGAAAATTTATTAAAAAGAATATATACTATGAAGTAGATAAGGTATCGTACACATTAAGTCCAGATAATGTGAAAAAAAGTTTAGTTGACCATTATACTAAGTATGTTAAACAAAATTTAAAACAATCAGATTCTATTGCTGGAGTTATAGTTAAGGATGAAATTGTTGATAACAAGCTTAAATTTAAAATTTCATTTGTTATAGAGGAGAAAATAGGGGTTAAGGTTTCTAAAGCTCAAGATGATCAAGAATTGCAAAAAATAACTAATGAAAGTCAGAATGTAGAAAATATTCAATAA
- a CDS encoding HD family phosphohydrolase yields the protein MKIPRFTSSIWKYKNYLMLLFLMLFVVIVVLSSTLERKYDLKLGEVSTYTIKAPRETLDRISTEQRVKIAREEVSAQFNHVKEVRYDVLDKLSNLFKELYELKNYSSIATVIFDELNQKYGIALDAAGYRKILALDTESMTNYERLLTDIINKIYELKIEEGNLSDIENVKSFAREEINKRMSDNNFIDISLNIIFPMIKPNFFYDSEKTEQKREEAVKNISPVIIKKDQIIISAGEVVTENHISILDSLGLLKTSNVNWKLNISIISLILFTFLIEYLYYKKYRKECISNTNYLNVIMIIKLIIIILVRVISDQYIYIVPFALGPLAITALIDNKVSLMTNLMTLVLIAIIIKFNIVVVFIGLFDVILGGLFLKRIRNRMHFIKLSVWFGLTNVIVLMTVSFIIANVKSITFIDIILSFFSGILSSILVAGILPIFENLFNIVTSMKLLELINPEHPLLRKLVVEAPGTYNHSLMVANLSEAASDAIGANSLLTRVSAYYHDIGKTGRPYFFKENQVGNKNPHDRIDPLTSANIIFSHVKYGLQLAREYGLPKFVEHAIEGHHANTLVKYFYIMAKKNAEDPDLIKEKDFRYGGELPRTKEVTILMFADSVEAAVRSLSDPTQENIRNTIENIVNDKISDGQLKNSPISFRDIEIIKQSFEKTLKGIYHERIEYPKEDDINGKSKGKGLDTNGY from the coding sequence TTGAAGATACCTAGATTTACTAGTAGTATTTGGAAATATAAAAATTATTTAATGTTATTGTTTCTTATGTTATTTGTAGTGATTGTTGTATTATCATCTACACTTGAGAGGAAATATGATCTAAAACTTGGAGAAGTATCAACATATACAATAAAGGCACCAAGGGAAACGCTAGATAGGATTTCTACAGAACAAAGAGTAAAAATTGCAAGAGAGGAAGTATCGGCTCAATTTAATCATGTAAAAGAGGTAAGATATGATGTTTTAGATAAATTAAGTAATTTATTTAAAGAATTATATGAACTAAAGAATTATTCTTCAATTGCAACTGTAATATTTGATGAATTGAATCAAAAATATGGTATTGCTTTAGATGCAGCAGGTTATAGAAAGATATTAGCTCTAGATACAGAATCAATGACAAATTATGAGAGGTTGTTAACTGATATTATAAACAAAATATATGAATTGAAGATTGAAGAGGGAAATTTAAGCGATATCGAAAATGTAAAGTCTTTTGCAAGGGAAGAAATAAATAAAAGAATGTCAGATAATAATTTTATTGATATTTCTCTTAATATAATTTTTCCAATGATAAAGCCAAACTTTTTCTATGATAGTGAAAAGACAGAGCAAAAAAGGGAAGAGGCTGTAAAAAATATATCTCCTGTTATAATCAAAAAAGATCAAATAATAATTAGTGCAGGGGAGGTTGTAACTGAAAATCACATCTCTATTTTGGATAGTTTAGGATTGCTCAAAACTTCAAATGTGAATTGGAAATTAAACATTTCTATAATTTCATTGATTTTATTTACATTTTTAATTGAGTATTTGTATTATAAGAAGTATAGGAAAGAATGTATTTCCAATACTAATTATTTAAATGTTATTATGATAATAAAGCTTATTATTATAATTTTGGTTAGAGTAATTAGTGATCAGTATATATACATAGTTCCATTTGCCCTTGGACCTCTTGCTATAACAGCTTTGATTGATAACAAAGTATCTCTTATGACTAATTTGATGACACTTGTATTAATAGCAATAATAATTAAATTTAATATTGTTGTGGTTTTTATAGGATTGTTCGATGTTATTTTAGGAGGTTTATTTTTAAAGAGAATAAGAAATAGGATGCATTTTATTAAATTGTCTGTTTGGTTTGGATTAACTAATGTGATAGTATTAATGACTGTTTCATTTATAATAGCAAATGTAAAGTCTATTACTTTTATAGATATAATTTTATCGTTTTTTAGTGGAATACTTTCTTCTATACTGGTTGCAGGTATATTACCTATATTTGAAAATTTGTTTAATATAGTTACTTCTATGAAATTATTAGAATTGATTAATCCGGAACATCCTCTTTTAAGGAAATTGGTTGTTGAGGCTCCAGGAACTTATAATCATAGTTTAATGGTTGCAAATTTATCTGAGGCTGCTAGTGATGCAATTGGAGCAAACTCGCTACTTACAAGGGTTTCTGCTTATTATCACGATATTGGTAAGACGGGGAGACCATATTTCTTTAAAGAAAATCAGGTAGGTAATAAAAACCCGCATGATAGGATTGATCCACTAACAAGTGCTAATATAATTTTTTCACATGTTAAGTATGGGTTACAGCTTGCTCGTGAATATGGTTTACCTAAGTTTGTTGAACATGCAATAGAAGGTCACCATGCAAATACACTTGTTAAATATTTTTATATTATGGCTAAGAAAAATGCTGAAGATCCTGATCTTATTAAGGAAAAAGATTTTAGGTATGGGGGAGAGTTACCTAGGACAAAAGAGGTTACTATTCTCATGTTTGCTGATAGTGTTGAAGCTGCTGTTAGATCGCTTAGTGATCCTACACAGGAAAATATACGAAATACTATTGAGAATATAGTTAATGATAAAATAAGCGATGGTCAATTGAAGAATAGTCCAATATCATTTAGGGATATTGAAATTATTAAGCAATCATTTGAAAAAACACTTAAGGGTATTTATCATGAAAGGATAGAGTATCCAAAAGAAGATGATATTAATGGTAAATCTAAAGGAAAAGGATTAGATACTAATGGATATTAA
- the ybeY gene encoding rRNA maturation RNase YbeY codes for MDINIENCQDIFEIDVHEFIDNVVRHVLKFEEVDIECELNVFLVDNKKIREINLEYRGIDRSTDCLSFPMLNYKKGNVFKDQYKNYEFKNYELDDGKLILGDIIISLEKANEQSIEFNHSFERETKYLLIHSLLHLLGYDHIEDSEKQIMRVREKSIIKYLKIFR; via the coding sequence ATGGATATTAATATAGAAAATTGTCAGGATATTTTTGAGATAGATGTTCATGAGTTTATAGATAATGTTGTAAGACATGTATTGAAATTTGAGGAAGTAGATATCGAATGTGAACTAAATGTATTTTTGGTTGATAATAAGAAGATAAGAGAAATTAATTTAGAGTATAGGGGGATAGATAGATCAACAGACTGTCTATCCTTCCCTATGCTTAATTATAAAAAGGGTAATGTTTTTAAAGATCAATATAAAAATTATGAGTTTAAAAATTATGAATTAGATGATGGGAAACTTATTTTAGGTGATATAATTATTTCTCTTGAGAAAGCAAATGAACAATCTATAGAGTTTAATCATAGTTTTGAGAGAGAAACTAAATATTTATTAATACATTCTTTATTGCATTTGCTTGGTTATGATCATATTGAAGATTCTGAAAAACAAATAATGAGAGTTCGAGAAAAAAGTATAATTAAGTATTTGAAAATATTTAGGTAA
- a CDS encoding diacylglycerol kinase, with the protein MLYAVRTQMNMKIHLLIAFFIMSISLFYDITKIELIILSLTITLVVFAELVNTAIEIAIDATTNYYHPLAKIAKNISAGAVLLTALNATFIGYLIFWDKISNFSFTVINKIKQSNPYMVFMILLMVVIFTVIAKAIYGEGTPLRGGMPSGHSTISFSIATIISFITNEPIIVGLSFIMAIIVAQSRVDTGVHSLNEVIVGAILGIGLTIVILKIFL; encoded by the coding sequence ATGCTTTACGCTGTTAGAACTCAAATGAACATGAAAATACATTTATTGATAGCATTTTTTATAATGAGTATATCTTTATTTTATGATATAACTAAAATTGAATTGATAATATTATCTTTGACGATAACTTTAGTTGTTTTTGCAGAGCTTGTTAACACAGCCATTGAAATTGCCATCGATGCTACGACAAATTATTATCATCCGCTGGCTAAAATAGCTAAAAATATATCTGCAGGGGCAGTATTACTTACAGCTCTTAATGCGACGTTTATTGGTTATTTAATATTTTGGGATAAAATAAGTAACTTTAGTTTTACAGTTATAAATAAAATTAAGCAAAGCAATCCATATATGGTATTTATGATTTTGTTAATGGTAGTGATATTTACAGTAATAGCAAAGGCTATATATGGTGAAGGAACACCATTAAGGGGTGGAATGCCAAGTGGGCATAGTACTATTTCCTTTTCTATAGCAACAATAATTTCATTTATAACAAATGAACCCATAATTGTAGGGTTGAGCTTTATTATGGCAATTATTGTAGCTCAGAGTAGAGTAGATACTGGAGTACATAGTTTAAATGAGGTTATCGTTGGAGCTATACTTGGTATAGGTCTGACTATTGTAATACTTAAAATATTTTTGTGA
- a CDS encoding cytidine deaminase, translating to MDKLLIQNLIDNALKVREKAYVPYSKFPVGASILFKNFEIFTGCNIENASLGATNCAERTAVFKAVSEGYKEIHAVCVVGSFCDFTYPCGICRQVLAEFAFDMDIPVIVAKSKENYRVHKLSEILPYDFGIKNLV from the coding sequence TTGGATAAATTATTGATACAAAATCTTATAGATAATGCACTAAAAGTTAGAGAAAAGGCATATGTTCCATATTCTAAGTTTCCTGTAGGAGCTAGTATTTTATTTAAAAATTTTGAAATATTTACTGGATGTAATATAGAGAATGCATCTCTAGGTGCTACTAATTGTGCCGAAAGAACTGCTGTATTTAAGGCAGTTTCTGAAGGCTATAAGGAGATACATGCAGTATGTGTTGTTGGATCTTTTTGTGATTTTACATATCCATGTGGAATATGTAGACAAGTTTTAGCAGAATTTGCTTTTGATATGGATATTCCAGTAATTGTAGCTAAGAGCAAAGAAAATTATAGAGTACATAAATTAAGTGAAATTTTGCCATATGATTTTGGAATAAAAAATTTAGTTTAG